The following is a genomic window from Xyrauchen texanus isolate HMW12.3.18 chromosome 6, RBS_HiC_50CHRs, whole genome shotgun sequence.
CACACTCCAAATGTTTGCATCTAAAATATGTGAATGAATTCCCCAAACTATCGCTCTGTACCAGTACAGAATGCCGGAGTCACTCCCAAATTTGCTCTGTTATTTTTGTAGCACCTCAGTGGCCAAAAGAGAGTGGTGCTACTGCATTAACAAATCATTGTTCAATTCGGTTCTGTACACACTGTGGATTTAACGAAAATTAGGTTGTGACTTCCTGACCTTTTGAGAGTGAATTCTGTTGTCACTCTCACAAATAACAGATTTCTGTTTTTGGTCTTTGCGGACTAGGTCTGCTACGTTGCTGCCACTGCAGAGCAAGTATTAAGTCTTGATACAGCAAGGACACACACATGCTGTGTTGAGCATGAAGACTGTGTAcaatgctgctgctgcacaatttaaCATACATACAATCCCCttgaagcagatctagacatgTGTTGCTGgggaggagggtttcagaaagAAAACTTTCATAGCACTCTGCAGTAAAATCGGCTTACATGCAAAcatctgatgcaatttaaatGTGAGACAAAAAGAGAGTACGCAAATTCACTGGCTAACAGGTTACatgttcaaagaacctatcagcatGTGCCATGTAGAGCTTCATGACTGAACTTAGAATCATCTAGatgcagtgtgtatgtggccCAACGCACTTTGACCGCCATTCCCAACTGAAATCTAGCAGGTGTTAAAATCGTCCACCATAATTTCCAACATCAAATCCTGTATTAGCTTTGAGATTAACTATACTTGTTCCTAGAAATCAAATTCAGAAAGGGGAATAATTTAGCTCTTTCAGTGCAGACTCTTGTGGCTCACATTTGCTGTCATGTTTACTCTCGTCTCTTCGTTACACCCTCAAGCTGTCTGTAAAACTCACTGAACATAAAGTGACCATGAACCATGGCATCCTAAAACAACAACACCTGAAAAGCACTGTTGCAGCGACTACGGCAATGAATCAGCAGCTTTTAATGAGGATGGATGGATCTGTCATCAGGTGGAGGCCTAAATAATGGAGATTAACACTCCTGCTTGCAATATCTCAAAGTTTTCTTTACCATCCAACTGCTCATAGTGGTTTCACTTGTTCCCTGAACAGTCATCTGTAGAGTTCATTTAAGGCAGAGAAAAATCTTAAATGGACTGGCAAAGATTTTCACTGTCaagcaaacaataaaaaaaaggatatcAAGAGGAAAAGCTAATAATTTTTGTCCCTTGCAAAGGAATTGTCCGCCAAAGTTCCATAAATTATATCCACAGAAAGACACAAATCAAAAAAGTATTGCTTTACGAAGGGGCTTATCAAAGAGAATTACAACACAAAGTGAACGCAAGCACACAAACATTAAAACTTTTGTGTGGTTAGTGGTTATTCAACATACTCAGATAAGTGGTGTATATAATAgaattataatataattgtatctatgtacatatgcatacacacactcttgTGTGGGTGTAGAATATATGTGCATGTAGAATAAATCTGACGCCATCGATTCaactcacatataaacacatactcTTACACACACAGCTTGAACATTTTCAAGCTATTATTCAGAGACTGTCAGATCACTGAACAAACAATTGTCTGTCCAAGACTCGATTTTACCACTGATTGATATCTTGGCATACGAGTAACTCAGCACAGTGTTTTGTCTAGTTCCAAGATGTCTCTCAAATTTGTGGACAATTCCCTTAGGCTGGGTATATTATACAGCCTTCACACCACTCCACTTGGAAAATAAATGCCTTGCAAAACCTCTTCAAAAGTGCTTTTTATCTTTTTTAACTTTCTCCAAATCAGGACAAGGGAATCCACCTATTCCAACACGTTACTTCTGgtccctttttttttgtttgttttccactTACTCTCatttgtctctcttcactgttCTGGTCAGAGATATTCTGCATGGTTGTCATGATTTTTACCCTTTGCAGGTGTAAACCTCTTCTCTTTGAGTACACTGTTTGCATTCAACATAGCAGCACCAGCGTACTTGGCACTGGCACGGCCGAGTCACCACTCGGCTCTGAGTGTTGTGGCCCCTGCCACAGCAAATTGCCTCACAGTTTTTATCCTTGTAGCACTTGCGCGCCAACGTGCCTGCCGAATACTTGCTGGGCCGGCAAAAGCTAGGCGAGTCCTCGATGTGCAGAAGATCGGTGGTGCGGGGAATGGGGTCTGGCCGTGGGCCCGGTGGGGGCTGTTGCCCCTGGGATCTCGTCTGCGAGATTTCCCCCTCTCCGGTAGCTTCATTGGTGGAGCTGGCCATTTTAACTGAAGTCTCGTAGCGTTGTTTAAGCTGCTTGCCGATCTCGTGGAAAGGTGCCAGTTGTCTCCAGCAAGTCTGCACAGTGCAGGAGCCTGAAACTCCGTGACACTTACAGGTGGTCTCCACCCCAGCCTTGATCACCTGGGCAGGACAAATGTTGAAAGTGGTGAGACGACACACATCAAAGGCATCACAGTGAAGAATTTGACCAAACATCAACATTTATGTCTCCTATTATCTCTACAGACACAGCACAGAGCTCAGCTGCCACACATCAAAGACTCAGCGAGTGCCATGTTTACCAAACCCTTATGTTACCCTTCATATTGAAAGGTcagttgaacatatgggcatgaTTGTTTACAAAACAAGTATTTCAAAAGCACATTGAAGCAATAACTTTGATGCTCCCTCATATTTTGATTGCTTTAACCCTGCCCAACAGCCCATTGAGGTGTACAGTATTATCCTCATTCCTTCCTAATCGCCATAATTATGGCTCTAGTCAAAAAAGCTCtgctttaaaatgtcaattaTGTGTAGGGATCACCAAGAAAGATATTATTATAATGGCAACCTTAAAGTTAATTTTAGTCATTAGAGGTTTTTAAGGAACTCAAGTCACACAGAAGTCTACATGCAAACAAGTCAGGAGAGCTCTACGCATTTTTGTGCTTTTCCAGTAAAGGTTTCGAATACAATATTCTCTGTCTGTCAAAATTATCCAATAAATATAAACTAGATTTCCAAATTAGAAGTCAGATCACTCAAAATAATCAAACACATCTTCTCAACTAACAGCCAAATTTGAGGCATCAAATTTGATTTGCGCCCAGTTACCTCCAATAAGAACATATTTGGTGAATACACCATACAATTATGTAGAAcaagattttggaccaatgattTTGCACCCTGCACCACATTGAAAAACATATAATGTCCTGCCACTTGTTTCAGTCACAGCAAGAACTCGTGGTTTACAGGTAAGAGATTAAATTGCTAGTTGCTTTATCGTGTAGCATCTGATAAGGACATGGTGTAACAGATCTcacacattaaaggtgcactcagtaactttttgctagTGTCATCTTGGACCTACAGTGATGCCtattggtgtggatgcagcatcatttaaaatcaacagttttcagtttcagatgccattgtagaaattcacttttcacaatcagccatgattaatttaatccaagagtgaaagtttccaataacagggcagttactgagattaagcgcctagtattcagctggtcatgtgattctaaaatggcagcccccatgaaggCACCCCTGCCCAGtgtggaataaaacagcttttataaggttacttatatgactagagtcctcctctcatgtgagtggtcatgattttatacatatgtttaaaaaaacacaattaatttatttaggagtaaaactttttaatggggaaaaaatgagtgcacctttaaaactatTCACACTGTACATTACCTTAACGCCATGTTTTTCAGTGAGCATTACCAACCACAATGTTTGACCCATTTAACATTTCTGTAAGAAAGTGAACTTTAAGATAAGAATATATGAGGTGCTGTCTGGACAATTTCTGTTAAACAAGTGGTGAACTCGTTCAACAGAAACTGCAAATCCACCACAATGCAAGCAGaggaaaatgtgaaatgtcagcttTAAAGCGGAGGGGATGCCGAGGCTAGCACATTCCATGTTTGCTCTCCATATGGGATTTGACCCCAAAGACTGTACACCTCCTTACATGTGCAGAtggacaaaaacataaaatgcagtGCTGTAAATCTCTTATCGCAGTCAAAATGGCCTGAGGACTACTTCAGATGGACCGAGCAAAGAGGACAAGTCTGTGCTGAGCCATGCTGTAATTTATATCCATACTAAAACTAAAACGAACAATATGAGACAATCTTTTGGTGCCAGACCTGTAGTTTACTTTGGCTCTGTGTTATgggctttttttcttttccttctttgttgtttttattcttACAAGGGACTCCATATTACCTTGCCTCCTTGGAAGATGGAAGACTTACATTTGGGACAAACCTATAGCTCTTTAGACTTAAGGGGATGCCGAGCCTTGATTAATGGGCACTTATTATAAATTACTGAATTAAATAGTCAATTAAAGTGATTTAAGCTGGGTATTTTACAGACTATTTAAGTGACCTTAAAAAATGTATGGAGCGATTTGTTTAACCACCACAgcaaaaacagagagaaagaaagaaagaaagaaagaaagaaagaaagaaagaaagaaagaaagaaagaaagaaagaaagaacagaaagaaagaatGCAAATCAACTGCTTCATTCTATATTCAGTTTACTCGTGCGTACTTCTCAAACCCATAACTCTTCCACACTATTTATGATCCCCAGCTTAAAAGACAGTTTTGCTATTGATATTCAGGATCACACactgcaaaaagtcatttttcTAATCTATAATTTTCTCTTGTTctccagtaaaaaatatctaatccTCAAGATAAATTTAAGTAAGCAAAATTACATTAagggcattttatatatatagtgtattatACATGTGTACcctatttacaaatgtatttaataatgttaaGCATAAATGTCTAACATTTattcttaaaacaacaaaaaaaaaaaacaatggtctTACCCAATATTTGGGAACACTTCATaattgttgtatttgttaactttcattaacattattagattaaaataacaataatattaatatatactaatacatttattaaatttaaagTTGTGTTAACACTATTTTATATTAAACaaggtgaaattttttttttttttcagtgtaatatACATGTAAAATTTGCActacaaaacaataattttattgtttaacatatttaagcagccTACCTTTATTCCCACGTTGCTGTTGTGCATGTCTATCCAGGCACGGAGATCCTTGTTGGACCTCTTACCCAGGAAGTCTTTGACGAATTTGTTGCTGTACTTGAGGTTGTCTCCACAGCCACCCCACTGCCAGGCCTTGCGGTTCTCCAGGTCTGGAGCCTCGTCACAGGTGCAGCGCTCCATGCGGCCGGCGCTGCAGGCTTTGGCCATGGCGTGGGTCAGGCCAGCTGAAGAGATGGCATAGAGGAACGCTGTCTCCTTGAAGCCTGTGAAGAACATGAAGATTACAAGGGAGCCAGCAGTTAATTTCTGTCTTATAATCCAGTGATTTTTCTGCTATTTTAAGGGTTGGATTTCTCCTACAGGAATGCCAGAAACAGCACCAAACCCCTCTCATACTTACATGTACCTCTAGGGTGTGAAACACTGGAGGATTTGTGTGGGTCAGGCACCTTTGCATACCAGAACAAAAGGTGGGGGTGATGAATTatgaatgattattcgactattcgggtgattattgcaacgatttaTCATTAGGTCTTCACCAACTATTCAGATTGTGCCCTgaattaaaaggttgtattatgcatgcttactaacaataaagaggacaaaatcatcttttaaaaattccttgaaatgacattcactgaattaaaggaaaaaaaatattttaattccataaaaaaatccactgagaaaaaattatattgttatttccatttaaaaatgtctaaaaatccttaaaacaagatacaaagtacttgagaagcaacatataagatattcagacttgttttcagagaatgtatattGAATATTAGTATCTtgaatattagtgtattttgtatataagtgtatttttcacttgttcatatttCTGCCAGTCCATTAAagtcaaaatatacttatattcaagatacattctctgaatcAAGTCTAAAGATatcatatgctgcttctcatgacaatgtatcttgtttttagtatttttagatattttaaaatattaaaatatttcatattataaAAATTTAGCcacgacccgactttggataagcggttgaagatggatggatggattaaaattatattcaacattctctaaTAAcaaatttttcttctgcagtgtaactcctaaagtaaatgcatgttgttttaaaggagatttagatatttatatgggaaaacaagccaaagcaacaacaaatcaaatacatattttgttgcagtgtatataaTAGGGCAAGACtgtcctctctcacctttttgttcacttcgatCAATCTTTAACTTACAAAAAACAAACTGTCTATTCTTAAAAGAGTTGTATATCGctgattttcttcatgataagatacacactgCAACATATAAGTTTTGATTCACTACATATCACATAATAATTTTGCTGCGGCAAGCACGACGACGATGAGCGTTCTCGCGCCAGACtctgcatcagccgggtgcagtttcaatctctcgcCCTTAGATCGGATGACTTCATGTGACTCTTAGAAGAGGCGCTAACCggagttttggagtttgtactcATTTACATGACCTgtttccttattattttaactttataaaGGATACATTATTAAGATATAATGCCATGGTGCTTCCTTTAAAGACACtttgacatgcaagttttgcttaagcGCAACACAGCTCCGGCTCCGCTTTAtttcacaacgagagtgcttctttatttttcttattttgtataatttcctcatactttccgatctacatcaccttaagctgtttggaaacattggagtgcatctggactatgagcttcttcctctcctcaatcaggtgTGAGCTGAAGTGCTTCTTTCGCACGCCATCATTATCTCAAGTGTACAATAAATGAGCTCAAACAATTACTCAACAATTTTTTCGTTGTTGTGTTGTCGATAACGGCGACTAATCATTTCAACCCTGTTGCTtacctctttttaaaatgttcgcCCTGTAGCGACCCTCTAAGGTGCAGTTCCACCTCTCAAAACGGAACTGGTACTGGCACTCTAAGGCACTCATGCTGATGGCCTCCATCAGAGTCTCTGCCACACCAGGGTCCCGTCTGCACATTCTGCGTTGTTTCTTTTCCAGCTTGAGTCGATCACAGAGCTTGTAGTGCGCCTTGCCCGCCCTCTCGTCTGGCTGTGAGCTTAAGGGCAGAATGGACAGGGGTTCATTACCTGTCAGCCTACAAGAGAGAAAACAAGAGGACAAATGCGGTCAATGCCACCCAGGAATTATTATGCACATATGTTAAAGGAAATCTCTTGTTGTTGCTGTGGCCTTGTGTAGGGCTAGCATTATATTACATACACATGAAAGCGATGAAGAAACATGAAGCAATGCAAAAATGCAGAGCAACGTGTCCTTAATATTCAAGACGAGGAATAGCTTGTTATAAAGGGGTgtaaaggcctttgcacaccaaccACGAATTTTCACCGTGAACTACAGTTTGAATGAAAACAATTGATTCATAATGAACCATTCACACCTAGAGCAAGCATTCACAATGAATCCCAGGCAGACAaagcaaagcttttttttttggtgagtgTGTCAATTTTGTTTCCTTCGCCCGTGATGAAATGTCCTGACCAATAAAACATGATCTTTGGATCACATGCCAGTAGTCTTTGCAGTTACCAAAACCAATGCAACAGGTGgcactaaagcacagaaagctgtatTGACCACCGACATGCTGAAGTAACTTGAGAGAGAAATCCTAAACCAGCTTTGAGGATgtatttcatttgcatcaaatattgtaaaaatggAAACAAAGTTTCTCATTTGGGTTCTCTTAACATGTCAATGATATTGCTGTATCACTGCTTTGCATCCACTGATCTTATCATAGGTGACGCCTTTGGTGTGTGAAGGCCTATAGACACAATGTAAACCAGAGTTAAGATGTATCTGGCAGCATACAAGCAACGTCACAACTTGCATCGTTAATATAGAACTTGACTGCGGAAAAgttcctttcaaggcaagtcagtccacttggatgccatctttggaatgctcctgggAAGCaatttctatggatacaagcagcataagagaacagctcctatctacttgaatgcaTTGTTTAACTCAAGACACATGTTAAGTTATGTTAAGCTCTATTTGAACTGATTGCAGAAAGTGAATTAATAAAGTAACTCACCACTTAAATTATTTTCctttgaatattcagtgtagtgtACAAAGTATTGCCTACTCAGGTCACTGCCGAGCCAAGAAACATGGCAGTGAATTCATTGGTCAACGAAATTTGTGCGGAGTAATTCTTTGTCACCAGAAGAACATCAGGTGAAATTCCTGATTGTGCAGATTTCTATTGAGATGGGGATGTTGTTCACAGAATTTTGTCATGCAAAGGTAAAAGTGACCATGCcttaagattttggtcataccacCCACCCCTAGCCTAGTGGTTTGCACAAATCCAAGACAATGTTCAGAGGTGTTTATGCGGCAAAGGCAAGTTCAAGTTGCCACATTTTCTGACCCTGTTTCTCTGTCATTTCCCCAGCATTTTCTGCCTTTTATGTACATATAACTGTTATAACTACTAAATGTGGcaaaaaaaaagccaaatatgGAGAAAGGCTTCTGTCTCTCTTTGAAGGCAGTCTAATAAAGAACAAGGAAGGCAAAACAAGAGAACAAGAGGAGATTTGATTTGTCAGTTTATGAGCTGGTTTCCAAATTGACACCCTGCATTAGCACCACATCTCAACTCAATGCCACTAGGCCATGACTCCTGGATGTGCAAGCTATGACGCTACACAAAGACTAGTTTCTTTATTTCACCACTGTGTGTTCATAAGACAAAACAGTGCACAGCACAAATCAATAATATGCACTGGAGAGGATGTCATATGCAGACCATTCTGGTTCCTCAGGAATTTTCTTGAGACGTGTTCTTTGAAATAATAGAACTCTTCTTAACCAAGTATGGGTAATTCATACTCTGAAGAGCTGATAAATGACACAGGTTGACCAGCAGTTTGAAAAGTTTGTAGTGGCAAACTTCCAAACAGATACACGATAACACTGATTGTGTAGAATATCATATCACAGTTAACTATTCTGAAATTATTTGGGTCCAatacttataatatatattatggaTTAATAAACCAATGCACTTTCAGGTAGGTGTCTGTAAATGTGATATGATACCCTCACAGTCCAAAATATCGTACATTGGACTTCctgctttaaaattaaataatggaATGAATGAAAGCACAAGCCTGGTTTCACCTGGGTGAACATTATATGGGACAATTCCAGCAAGGAAAAATGAATGATGGCGCTTCGGgcataacatttttaatgtgtgtccTGTCAGCTTGGTAGCCTGAATGAATGCTAATGTGGTTAATATTCTCTAATGTCCGATGCCCCATGGAAAACACAATTATAGTTCAGAAGTTAATGTTTGTATGAACCTAGATGTTTTTACTCTCCAGCTACATGCTTCACCTCCACAATGCTAAGGCGGATTCAGTGGTTGCTTAgttgttctgaatgttttttagcATTTTGATATGCGGTTGCTGAGTTGTTCTTAGTGGTTGCTAGTGTAAAGTGATTCTGGCTCAAGTAAAAAATGCCCAACCCAAAGTCTCTAATTACaggatattctggtccctagatattaTTTGTTCCTTCAATGTTAGTCTATGTAATGTCTTTGCCTATATCAATatgttttttacaaatatcaacaAGCAAACTAACAAAGAACCACACATATACCCAGCAGGTACTTTTGCAATTAGCGCATTTCAGTCAATATCTAAAACATGTATGTTTTAAGCAGCATATGATGGACCAGCACCTCTTTTGCCAGATATTTTAGAGCATGcaaacatgcaaacacactcaCT
Proteins encoded in this region:
- the wnt9a gene encoding LOW QUALITY PROTEIN: protein Wnt-9a (The sequence of the model RefSeq protein was modified relative to this genomic sequence to represent the inferred CDS: deleted 2 bases in 1 codon); this encodes MGGAQKSSAYKKCRSHQQEFYTATQDERDELPQSRYKMLDGHLLLGWLSFTIIVHLISLTGPSAAYFGLTGNEPLSILPLSSQPDERAGKAHYKLCDRLKLEKKQRRMCRRDPGVAETLMEAISMSALECQYQFRFERWNCTLEGRYRANILKRGFKETAFLYAISSAGLTHAMAKACSAGRMERCTCDEAPDLENRKAWQWGGCGDNLKYSNKFVKDFLGKRSNKDLRAWIDMHNSNVGIKVIKAGVETTCKCHGVSGSCTVQTCWRQLAPFHEIGKQLKQRYETSVKMASSTNEATGEGEISQTRSQGQQPPPGPRPDPIPRTTDLLHIEDSPSFCRPSKYSAGTLARKCYKDKNCEAICCGRGHNTQSRVVTRPCQCQVRWCCYVECKQCTQREEVYTCKG